In a genomic window of Myxococcota bacterium:
- the hpnH gene encoding adenosyl-hopene transferase HpnH has protein sequence MPVPLRQTLRIGSYLMKQKLFGRKKFPLIVELEPLFACNLACAGCGKIQYPKDILKKRMSVEDALRGVEECGAPMVSIAGGEPLIHPEIHEIAAALIARKKFVYLCTNGLLMRRKFDKFKASTYFSWVVHMDGLRDRHDASVCEPGVFDECVLAIKEAKARGFRVTTNTTFFSHDDPKTVREVLDFLNDDLEVDAMMISPGFAYGKAPDQEHFLPVEQTRKMFSMAFADGNRERWRLNHTPLFLDFLEGKVEYDCTAWAIPSYSIFGWQKPCYLMSDGYAKSYQELIETVEWEKYGRGKDPRCANCMAHCGYEPTSVFATTSSLKESIRAFQDVL, from the coding sequence ATGCCCGTCCCCCTTCGCCAGACCCTGCGCATCGGCTCGTACCTGATGAAGCAGAAGCTCTTCGGCCGGAAGAAGTTCCCGCTGATCGTCGAGCTCGAGCCGCTGTTCGCCTGCAACCTGGCGTGCGCCGGCTGCGGCAAGATCCAGTACCCGAAAGACATCCTGAAGAAGCGCATGTCGGTCGAAGACGCGCTGCGCGGCGTCGAGGAGTGCGGCGCGCCCATGGTGTCGATCGCCGGCGGCGAGCCGCTGATCCATCCGGAGATCCACGAGATCGCCGCGGCGCTGATCGCGCGCAAGAAGTTCGTGTATCTGTGCACGAACGGCCTGCTCATGCGCCGCAAGTTCGACAAGTTCAAGGCGTCGACTTACTTCTCGTGGGTGGTGCACATGGACGGTCTGCGCGACCGGCACGACGCGTCGGTGTGCGAGCCCGGCGTGTTCGACGAGTGCGTGCTCGCGATCAAGGAGGCCAAGGCGCGCGGCTTCCGGGTCACCACCAACACCACGTTCTTCAGTCACGACGACCCCAAGACGGTGCGCGAGGTGCTCGACTTCCTGAACGACGACCTCGAGGTCGACGCCATGATGATCTCGCCGGGCTTCGCCTACGGGAAGGCGCCCGACCAGGAGCACTTCCTGCCGGTCGAGCAGACGCGCAAGATGTTCAGCATGGCCTTCGCCGACGGCAACCGCGAGCGCTGGCGGCTGAATCACACGCCGCTGTTCCTCGACTTCCTCGAGGGCAAGGTCGAGTACGACTGCACCGCCTGGGCGATCCCGAGCTACTCGATCTTCGGCTGGCAGAAGCCCTGTTACCTGATGTCGGACGGCTACGCGAAGTCGTACCAGGAGCTGATCGAGACGGTGGAGTGGGAGAAGTACGGCCGCGGCAAGGACCCGCGCTGCGCCAACTGCATGGCGCACTGCGGCTACGAGCCGACGTCGGTGTTCGCCACCACCAGCTCCCTGAAAGAGTCGATCCGCGCCTTCCAGGACGTGCTGTAG